In the genome of Pseudomonas bubulae, one region contains:
- the mupP gene encoding N-acetylmuramic acid 6-phosphate phosphatase MupP, whose amino-acid sequence MRLRAVLFDMDGTLLDTAPDFIAICQAMRADRDLPPVADKLIRDEISGGARAMVAATFNMDPDAPGFEELRQEFLERYQRDCAVHTKLFDGMEELLADIEKAHLVWGVVTNKPVRFAQPIMERLGLAERSALLICPDHVKNSKPDPEPLILACKMLDLDPASVLFVGDDLRDIESGRDAGTKTAAVRFGYIHPDDNPDHWGADVVVDHPAELRKVLDNAMCSC is encoded by the coding sequence ATGCGTTTAAGAGCAGTTCTTTTTGACATGGACGGCACCCTGCTCGACACCGCGCCGGACTTTATCGCCATCTGCCAGGCCATGCGCGCCGATCGCGACCTGCCTCCCGTCGCAGACAAACTTATCCGCGACGAGATTTCCGGCGGTGCACGCGCCATGGTGGCAGCGACCTTCAACATGGACCCTGACGCACCTGGCTTTGAAGAGCTGCGTCAGGAGTTCCTGGAGCGCTATCAGCGCGATTGCGCAGTCCATACCAAGCTGTTTGATGGCATGGAAGAGTTGCTCGCCGATATCGAAAAGGCCCATCTGGTGTGGGGCGTCGTCACCAACAAACCGGTGCGGTTCGCCCAGCCAATCATGGAGCGCCTGGGCCTGGCCGAGCGCTCGGCGCTGCTGATTTGCCCCGACCACGTCAAAAACAGCAAGCCAGACCCCGAGCCGCTGATTCTGGCCTGCAAAATGCTCGACCTTGACCCGGCCAGCGTACTGTTTGTAGGCGATGACCTGCGCGATATCGAGTCCGGGCGCGATGCCGGGACCAAAACTGCAGCCGTGCGCTTTGGTTATATCCACCCTGACGACAACCCTGATCACTGGGGTGCGGACGTGGTGGTCGATCATCCGGCCGAACTGCGCAAAGTGCTGGATAACGCGATGTGCAGCTGCTAA
- the ubiG gene encoding bifunctional 2-polyprenyl-6-hydroxyphenol methylase/3-demethylubiquinol 3-O-methyltransferase UbiG translates to MSNVDHAEIAKFEALAHRWWDRESEFKPLHDINPLRVNWIDERVQLAGKKVLDVGCGGGILSESMAQRGATVMGIDMGEAPLAVAQLHQLESGVNVEYRQVTAEDLAEEMPGQFDVVTCLEMLEHVPDPSSVIRACYKMVKPGGQVFFSTINRNPKSYLFAILGAEYILKLIPRGTHDFKKFIRPSELGAWSRQAGLSVKDIIGLTYNPLTKHYKLAADVDVNYMIQTLREE, encoded by the coding sequence ATGAGCAACGTTGACCACGCCGAGATCGCCAAATTCGAAGCGCTAGCCCATCGCTGGTGGGACCGTGAGAGCGAGTTCAAGCCGCTGCACGACATCAACCCGCTGCGCGTCAACTGGATTGACGAGCGCGTACAACTGGCTGGCAAAAAAGTCCTCGACGTCGGCTGCGGCGGCGGCATTCTCAGCGAGTCGATGGCTCAGCGCGGCGCCACCGTAATGGGCATCGACATGGGCGAAGCCCCGCTGGCCGTGGCACAGCTGCATCAGCTCGAGTCCGGCGTAAACGTTGAGTACCGCCAGGTCACTGCTGAAGATCTTGCTGAAGAAATGCCCGGGCAGTTCGATGTAGTCACCTGCCTCGAAATGCTTGAGCATGTACCCGACCCGTCGTCGGTGATCCGCGCCTGCTACAAAATGGTCAAGCCCGGTGGCCAGGTGTTCTTCTCGACCATCAACCGCAACCCCAAGTCCTATCTGTTCGCTATCCTCGGTGCGGAATACATACTCAAGCTGATCCCCCGTGGCACCCATGACTTCAAAAAATTCATTCGCCCTTCCGAGCTGGGCGCCTGGAGCCGCCAGGCCGGATTGAGCGTCAAGGACATCATCGGCCTGACCTACAACCCACTGACCAAGCACTACAAGCTGGCCGCCGATGTTGACGTCAACTACATGATCCAGACCCTTCGCGAGGAGTAA
- a CDS encoding YciK family oxidoreductase translates to MFDYSARPNLLQDRVILVTGAGRGIGAAAARTYAAHGATVLLLGKTEANLSQVYDEIEAAGHPQPVVIPFNLETAQPHQYDELAAMIETEFGRLDGLLHNASIIGPRTPLEQLSGENFMRVMHINVNAMFMLTSTLLPLLKLSQDASVIFTSSSVGRKGRAYWGAYGVSKFATEGLMQTLADEVDGVAPVRANSINPGATRTSMRALAYPGENPENNPEPHEIMPVYLYLMGPDSTGINGQAFNAQ, encoded by the coding sequence ATGTTTGATTATTCAGCCCGCCCCAACCTGCTCCAGGATCGGGTGATCCTGGTTACCGGCGCCGGTCGCGGCATCGGCGCTGCTGCAGCCAGGACCTATGCCGCACACGGCGCAACCGTATTGCTGCTGGGCAAGACCGAAGCCAACCTAAGCCAGGTCTACGACGAAATCGAAGCTGCGGGCCATCCGCAGCCAGTGGTTATCCCGTTCAACCTCGAAACCGCCCAACCCCATCAATACGATGAGCTGGCCGCCATGATCGAGACCGAGTTCGGCCGCCTTGACGGGCTGCTGCACAACGCTTCGATCATTGGTCCGCGCACGCCGCTGGAGCAGCTATCGGGGGAAAATTTCATGCGCGTGATGCATATCAACGTCAATGCCATGTTTATGCTCACCAGCACCCTGCTACCCCTGCTCAAGCTGTCGCAGGACGCCTCGGTGATCTTCACTTCCAGCAGTGTCGGGCGCAAAGGCCGTGCTTACTGGGGTGCCTATGGCGTCTCCAAGTTCGCCACCGAAGGCTTGATGCAAACCCTGGCCGACGAAGTCGACGGCGTGGCCCCGGTACGTGCCAACAGCATCAACCCCGGCGCGACCCGCACCAGCATGCGCGCCCTGGCCTATCCGGGTGAAAACCCCGAGAACAATCCAGAGCCACACGAAATCATGCCGGTTTACCTGTACCTGATGGGCCCGGACAGTACCGGGATCAACGGGCAGGCTTTCAACGCACAGTAA
- a CDS encoding EAL domain-containing protein, translated as MKSKRPLGTPRLLGIVWPFIAVVLFQALLGCVSLYMLSAVRSYVGGESLWSKGQKDAIYFLYLYSDTHDPVYYEKYTQAISVPQGDHKLRLAMDESPPNEVAAREGILQGGNSAQDASSIIWFYRYFRHVSYMETAIEKWAIGDAYLLKLDNLAQEMHKAILAGNADAAESQRWEDEIFAINEGIAPSAKAFSDALGEGSRFIWRLLVVINLVTAVALILLVLKRTHKVLKQSRAFAEALQLEKERAQITLQSIGDGVITTDVNGAIAYMNPAAENLTQWKSEQAQGISLAALFKLLDDNDQDEGPRLVERILTGELGNSREHSRQIQRMDGSTVAVTLVGAPILHDGDVSGAVLVLHDMTQERQYIANLSWQATHDALTGLANRREFEYRLELVLKNLGRQQGRHALMFLDLDQFKLVNDTCGHAAGDELLRHICTLLRTGLREGDTLARLGGDEFGILLENCPVDMAEKIAGGLRQAVQSLHFAWKGRPFMSTISIGLVHIHKAPVTLESLMRAADMACYMAKEKGRNRVQVYHVDDTELSLRFGEMAWVQRLHVALEENRFSLYAQEITPLGPVQDGGGHIEILLRLQDENGRIVFPDSFIPAAERYGLMSSIDRWVVENVFRIIAECSAQAGGRPMAMCAINLSGSTIGDDDFLAFLHEQFDCYGVSPKLICFEITETSAIANLGNAIRFINDLKTLGCHFSLDDFCAGMSSFAYLKHLPVDFLKIDGSFVKDMLDDPINRAMVEVINHIGHVMGKRTIAEFVESTQIEEALIEIGVDYAQGYIVQRPQLFTFDSLLQRPQRARALTLKSPGTLR; from the coding sequence ATGAAATCTAAACGCCCCCTTGGTACACCACGCTTATTGGGCATTGTTTGGCCTTTTATTGCTGTCGTGCTGTTCCAGGCGTTATTGGGGTGCGTGAGTCTGTATATGCTTTCTGCCGTGAGGAGTTATGTCGGTGGCGAAAGTTTATGGTCCAAGGGGCAGAAGGACGCCATCTACTTTCTCTATCTGTATTCCGATACCCATGACCCGGTTTATTACGAAAAATACACACAGGCCATAAGTGTTCCCCAGGGCGACCATAAGTTACGCCTGGCGATGGATGAGTCCCCACCCAATGAAGTCGCTGCCCGCGAAGGCATTCTGCAGGGCGGCAACAGCGCGCAAGATGCCTCGAGCATTATCTGGTTTTACCGCTACTTCCGCCATGTAAGCTATATGGAAACCGCCATCGAGAAGTGGGCCATAGGTGATGCTTACCTGCTCAAGCTCGACAATCTGGCCCAGGAGATGCACAAGGCCATCCTCGCCGGCAATGCCGATGCTGCGGAGTCCCAGCGCTGGGAAGACGAGATTTTCGCCATCAACGAGGGTATTGCGCCTTCTGCCAAGGCTTTCAGTGATGCGCTGGGTGAAGGCTCGCGCTTTATCTGGCGGTTGCTGGTGGTCATAAACCTGGTCACGGCGGTGGCGCTGATCCTGCTGGTACTCAAGCGCACCCATAAAGTGCTCAAGCAGAGCCGTGCTTTTGCCGAGGCGCTGCAGCTGGAAAAAGAGCGGGCGCAAATCACCCTGCAGTCGATTGGCGACGGTGTTATCACCACCGACGTCAATGGCGCGATTGCCTATATGAACCCTGCGGCCGAGAACTTGACCCAGTGGAAGTCCGAGCAGGCGCAAGGCATTTCCCTGGCTGCGCTGTTCAAGTTGCTTGATGACAACGATCAGGACGAAGGCCCCAGGCTGGTCGAGCGTATTCTCACTGGCGAGCTGGGTAACAGTCGCGAGCACTCCCGGCAGATTCAACGCATGGATGGCAGTACCGTTGCGGTAACCCTTGTGGGTGCGCCAATCCTTCACGATGGCGATGTCAGTGGCGCAGTGCTGGTGCTGCATGACATGACCCAGGAGCGCCAGTACATTGCCAACCTGTCCTGGCAGGCGACCCATGATGCACTGACCGGGCTGGCCAACCGACGTGAGTTCGAATACCGCCTGGAGTTGGTACTGAAGAACCTGGGGCGCCAGCAGGGCCGGCATGCCCTGATGTTTCTTGATCTGGACCAGTTCAAGCTGGTCAATGACACCTGCGGTCACGCGGCGGGTGATGAGCTGTTGCGGCATATTTGTACCTTGCTGCGTACCGGCCTGCGTGAAGGCGATACCCTGGCCCGGCTGGGTGGGGATGAGTTTGGCATCCTGCTGGAAAACTGCCCGGTGGACATGGCGGAAAAAATCGCCGGCGGTTTGCGTCAGGCGGTGCAAAGCCTGCATTTTGCCTGGAAAGGGCGCCCGTTCATGAGCACCATCAGCATCGGCCTTGTGCATATCCATAAAGCGCCAGTCACCCTTGAGTCTTTGATGCGGGCTGCGGACATGGCCTGTTATATGGCCAAGGAAAAGGGCCGTAACCGGGTGCAAGTTTATCATGTGGATGACACGGAGTTGTCATTGCGCTTTGGTGAAATGGCCTGGGTGCAGCGCTTGCATGTCGCACTGGAAGAAAACCGTTTCAGTCTGTATGCCCAGGAAATAACCCCCCTGGGACCTGTGCAGGACGGGGGCGGGCATATCGAGATTCTGTTGCGCCTGCAAGATGAAAACGGTCGCATTGTATTCCCCGACAGTTTTATTCCTGCGGCGGAACGTTATGGCTTGATGAGTTCGATAGACCGCTGGGTGGTCGAAAATGTGTTCAGGATCATTGCGGAATGTTCAGCCCAGGCGGGTGGGCGGCCAATGGCCATGTGTGCGATCAACCTGTCTGGGTCAACCATTGGCGATGATGACTTTCTTGCGTTTTTGCATGAACAATTTGACTGTTACGGCGTGTCGCCAAAACTCATCTGTTTTGAAATTACTGAAACCAGTGCAATTGCCAACCTGGGTAATGCCATCCGTTTTATCAATGATCTTAAAACCCTGGGTTGTCACTTTTCGCTGGATGACTTTTGTGCCGGGATGTCCTCATTTGCCTATTTGAAACATCTTCCTGTCGACTTTTTGAAGATCGACGGCAGTTTCGTCAAGGACATGTTGGACGACCCGATCAATCGTGCCATGGTGGAAGTCATTAATCATATTGGCCATGTCATGGGCAAACGCACGATTGCCGAGTTTGTTGAAAGCACGCAGATTGAAGAGGCCTTGATTGAAATCGGCGTTGATTATGCGCAGGGCTATATTGTCCAGCGGCCACAGTTATTCACGTTCGATAGTTTGTTGCAGCGTCCTCAGCGTGCCCGGGCGTTGACATTGAAGTCCCCGGGCACGTTGCGTTGA
- a CDS encoding TRZ/ATZ family hydrolase yields MPTPTTPLDLLLLPTWLVPVEPAGVVLKDHGVGIRDGCIVFIGPREQALKLTATQTRELPDMLLSPGLINAHGHAAMTLFRGMADDLPLMTWLEQHIWPAEGKWVDEQFVRDGTNLAIAEQLKGGITCFSDMYFFPKVASECVHKSGIRAQIAIPILDFPIPGASSADESLRQAVELFADLKFHPRIKIAFGPHAPYTVSDDNLEKIRVIADELDAAIHMHVHETAFEVHQAVEQHAERPMARLARLGLLGPRFQAVHMTQISDDDLAMLVESNSSVVHCPESNLKLASGFCPVERLWQAGVNVAVGTDGAASNNDLDLLGETRTAALLAKAVAGSATALDAHRALRMATLNGARALGIESDTGSIEIGKAADLVAFDLSGLAQQPVYDPVSQLIYATGRDCVKHVWVAGKQLLEDRHLTRLDEQQLCATARAWGERISGHTH; encoded by the coding sequence ATGCCGACCCCAACCACGCCCCTGGACTTACTGCTGTTACCCACCTGGCTGGTGCCTGTAGAACCGGCCGGTGTCGTACTCAAGGATCACGGCGTGGGCATTCGCGACGGCTGCATTGTGTTCATCGGCCCGCGCGAACAGGCGCTGAAGCTCACCGCCACGCAAACCCGCGAGCTGCCGGACATGCTGCTCAGCCCGGGGCTGATCAACGCGCACGGGCACGCGGCCATGACGCTGTTCCGCGGCATGGCCGACGACCTGCCCCTGATGACCTGGCTCGAACAGCATATCTGGCCGGCCGAGGGCAAATGGGTCGATGAGCAGTTCGTGCGCGACGGCACCAACCTGGCCATCGCCGAACAGCTCAAGGGCGGCATCACCTGTTTCAGCGACATGTATTTTTTCCCGAAAGTTGCCAGCGAGTGCGTGCACAAGAGCGGTATCCGTGCACAAATCGCCATTCCGATTCTCGACTTTCCGATTCCCGGCGCCAGCAGCGCAGACGAATCCCTGCGCCAGGCCGTCGAACTGTTTGCCGACCTGAAGTTTCACCCGCGGATCAAAATTGCCTTCGGCCCCCATGCGCCTTACACCGTAAGCGACGACAACCTGGAGAAAATCCGGGTCATCGCCGACGAGCTGGATGCCGCCATTCATATGCACGTTCACGAAACCGCCTTCGAAGTGCATCAGGCCGTCGAGCAACACGCCGAACGCCCGATGGCCCGCCTCGCCCGCCTGGGCTTGCTGGGCCCGCGCTTCCAGGCCGTACACATGACCCAGATCAGCGATGACGACCTGGCCATGCTGGTAGAAAGCAACTCCAGCGTGGTTCATTGCCCCGAGTCCAACCTCAAACTGGCCAGTGGCTTCTGCCCGGTGGAGCGCCTGTGGCAAGCCGGAGTCAATGTGGCGGTGGGTACCGACGGTGCGGCCAGCAACAATGACCTCGATCTGCTCGGCGAAACCCGCACCGCCGCCTTGCTGGCCAAGGCCGTTGCAGGCTCTGCCACCGCGCTGGACGCCCACCGCGCACTGCGCATGGCCACCCTCAATGGCGCGCGCGCCCTGGGCATTGAAAGCGACACCGGCTCGATCGAAATCGGCAAGGCCGCCGACCTGGTAGCCTTTGACCTCAGCGGTCTGGCCCAGCAACCGGTCTACGACCCCGTTTCGCAGTTGATCTACGCCACAGGCCGCGATTGCGTTAAACATGTGTGGGTCGCAGGCAAGCAGTTGCTCGAGGATCGACACCTGACCCGCCTGGACGAGCAGCAACTCTGCGCAACCGCAAGGGCCTGGGGCGAACGCATAAGCGGCCATACTCATTGA
- the gyrA gene encoding DNA gyrase subunit A: protein MGELAKEILPVNIEDELKQSYLDYAMSVIVGRALPDARDGLKPVHRRVLFAMSELNNDWNKPYKKSARVVGDVIGKYHPHGDTAVYDTIVRMAQPFSLRYLLVDGQGNFGSVDGDNAAAMRYTEVRMTKLAHELLADLHKETVDWVPNYDGTEMIPAVMPTRIPNLLVNGSSGIAVGMATNIPPHNLGEVIDGCLALIDNPELSIDELMQFIPGPDFPTAAIINGRAGIIEAYRTGRGRIYMRARSMIEDIDKVGGRQQIVITELPYQLNKARLIEKIAELVKEKKLEGITELRDESDKDGMRVVIELRRGEVPEVILNNLYAQTQLQSVFGINIVALIDGRPRILNLKDLLEAFVRHRREVVTRRTVFELRKARERGHILEGQAVALSNIDPVIALIKASPTPSEAKEALISTPWESTAVVAMVERAGADSCRPENLDPQYGLRDGKYFLSPEQAQAILELRLHRLTGLEHEKLLAEYQEILNQIGELIRILNSAVRLMEVIREELEVIRAEYGDVRRTEILDHRLDLTLGDMIPEEERVVTISHGGYAKTQPLAAYQAQRRGGKGKSATGVKDEDYIAHLLVANSHTTLLLFSSKGKVYWLKTYEIPEASRAARGRPLVNLLPLDEGEYITTMLPVEEYTEGHFIFMATANGTVKKTPLEAFSRQRSVGLIALELDEGDVLISAAITDGEREVMLFSDGGKVTRFKESDVRAMGRTARGVRGMRLPEGQKLISMLIPEEGSQILTASARGYGKRTAISEFPEYKRGGQGVIAMVSNERNGRLVGAVQVQDGEEIMLISDQGTLVRTRVDEVSSLGRNTQGVTLIKLASDETLVGLERVQEPSEVEGEELEDEGGAEFDGEAIQDGADDEQPLEAGADEEPQE from the coding sequence ATGGGCGAACTGGCCAAAGAAATCCTCCCGGTCAATATCGAAGACGAGCTGAAACAGTCCTACCTCGACTACGCAATGAGCGTAATTGTCGGGCGGGCACTGCCTGATGCGCGCGATGGCTTGAAGCCCGTGCACAGGCGTGTGCTGTTTGCGATGAGCGAACTGAACAACGACTGGAACAAGCCGTACAAGAAATCTGCCCGTGTGGTCGGTGACGTAATCGGTAAGTATCACCCGCATGGTGATACTGCTGTTTACGACACCATCGTTCGAATGGCTCAGCCATTCTCCCTGCGCTACCTGCTGGTAGACGGTCAGGGCAACTTCGGTTCGGTCGACGGCGACAACGCTGCGGCCATGCGATACACCGAAGTGCGCATGACCAAGCTGGCCCACGAATTGCTGGCCGACTTGCACAAAGAGACCGTGGACTGGGTGCCGAACTACGACGGCACGGAAATGATCCCGGCCGTCATGCCGACACGAATTCCCAACTTGCTGGTCAACGGCTCAAGCGGTATCGCCGTGGGTATGGCCACCAATATTCCGCCGCATAACCTGGGTGAAGTCATCGACGGCTGCCTGGCGCTGATCGACAACCCGGAACTGAGCATCGATGAACTGATGCAGTTCATCCCGGGCCCGGACTTCCCGACTGCCGCCATCATCAACGGCCGTGCCGGTATCATCGAAGCCTATCGCACGGGCCGTGGCCGCATTTACATGCGCGCCCGCTCGATGATCGAAGACATCGACAAGGTCGGTGGTCGTCAACAGATCGTCATCACCGAACTGCCGTACCAGCTGAACAAGGCTCGCCTGATCGAAAAGATCGCCGAGCTGGTAAAAGAGAAGAAGCTAGAAGGCATCACCGAGCTGCGTGACGAGTCTGACAAAGACGGCATGCGCGTTGTGATCGAGCTGCGCCGTGGTGAGGTGCCGGAGGTTATTCTCAATAACCTTTATGCCCAGACCCAGCTGCAAAGTGTTTTCGGTATCAACATCGTTGCGCTGATCGATGGCCGCCCGCGCATCCTGAACCTCAAGGACCTGCTCGAAGCTTTCGTACGTCACCGTCGAGAAGTGGTCACCCGTCGTACTGTTTTCGAGCTGCGCAAAGCCCGCGAGCGAGGCCATATCCTTGAAGGCCAGGCCGTAGCCCTGTCCAACATCGATCCGGTCATTGCACTGATCAAGGCCTCGCCAACCCCGTCCGAAGCCAAGGAAGCGCTGATCAGCACCCCTTGGGAGTCGACAGCGGTAGTGGCCATGGTTGAGCGCGCCGGTGCCGATTCGTGCCGTCCGGAAAACCTCGATCCGCAATACGGTCTGCGTGATGGCAAATACTTCCTGTCGCCGGAGCAGGCCCAGGCCATTCTTGAGTTGCGCCTGCACCGCTTGACCGGTCTGGAGCACGAAAAGCTGCTGGCCGAGTACCAGGAAATTCTCAACCAGATCGGTGAGCTGATCCGCATCCTCAATAGCGCCGTGCGCCTGATGGAAGTGATCCGCGAAGAGCTGGAAGTCATTCGCGCCGAATACGGCGATGTGCGTCGTACCGAAATCCTGGATCACCGTCTTGATCTGACCCTGGGTGACATGATCCCGGAAGAAGAGCGCGTTGTGACCATTTCCCACGGTGGCTATGCCAAGACCCAGCCATTGGCTGCGTACCAGGCCCAGCGTCGTGGCGGTAAAGGCAAGTCGGCTACTGGCGTCAAGGATGAGGACTACATCGCTCACCTGCTGGTTGCCAACAGTCACACCACGCTGCTGCTGTTCTCCAGCAAGGGCAAGGTGTACTGGCTGAAGACCTATGAAATTCCTGAGGCGTCCCGCGCTGCCCGTGGTCGTCCGCTGGTGAACCTGCTGCCGCTGGATGAGGGTGAATACATCACCACCATGCTGCCGGTCGAAGAGTACACCGAGGGTCACTTCATCTTTATGGCGACCGCCAACGGCACCGTGAAGAAGACCCCTCTGGAAGCCTTCAGTCGTCAGCGCAGCGTAGGCTTGATCGCGCTGGAACTGGACGAAGGCGACGTGCTGATCAGCGCCGCGATCACCGATGGCGAGCGTGAAGTCATGCTGTTCTCCGACGGTGGCAAGGTGACTCGCTTCAAAGAGTCCGATGTCCGTGCCATGGGTCGTACTGCCCGCGGTGTACGCGGCATGCGTCTGCCAGAAGGGCAGAAGCTGATTTCCATGCTGATCCCTGAGGAGGGTAGCCAGATCCTTACCGCTTCGGCGCGTGGCTATGGCAAGCGTACGGCGATCAGCGAGTTCCCAGAGTACAAGCGTGGCGGCCAGGGTGTTATCGCCATGGTCAGCAACGAGCGTAATGGCCGTCTGGTCGGTGCGGTTCAGGTGCAGGACGGTGAAGAAATCATGTTGATTTCGGATCAGGGCACTCTGGTACGTACGCGCGTCGACGAAGTGTCGAGCCTGGGTCGTAATACCCAGGGCGTCACCTTGATCAAGCTGGCCAGTGACGAAACGCTGGTAGGGCTTGAGCGGGTTCAGGAGCCTTCTGAAGTTGAAGGCGAAGAGCTCGAAGATGAAGGCGGTGCAGAGTTCGACGGTGAGGCCATCCAGGATGGCGCAGACGACGAGCAGCCGCTAGAGGCTGGCGCTGACGAAGAGCCGCAGGAATAA
- a CDS encoding TenA family transcriptional regulator, which produces MSEVFNRTGPLMEEASYPQWARQLIRDCSESKRRAVKHEIYKRMRDNTLSPRAMRMFLVGGWPVVEQFSLYMGHNLGKTRYGRHPGEDMARRWLIRNIRVELNHADYWVNWALAHGVSLEDLNAQDLPAEFQALNDWCWHSCSKDSLAVAMAATNYAIEGAVGEWAAIVCSADIYEESFAVDQRKRAMKWLKMHAQYDDEHPWEALEIVCTLVGMNPSQEQITELRKAICKSYDYMYLFLQSCLLFDKAAVAREHRELVES; this is translated from the coding sequence GTGAGTGAAGTCTTCAACCGAACGGGGCCTCTTATGGAGGAAGCCAGTTACCCCCAGTGGGCCCGGCAGTTGATTCGGGACTGTAGCGAAAGCAAACGTCGGGCAGTCAAACACGAAATTTACAAGCGCATGCGTGACAACACCTTGAGCCCCAGAGCAATGCGCATGTTTCTCGTGGGCGGCTGGCCGGTAGTCGAGCAGTTTTCGTTGTACATGGGCCATAACCTGGGCAAGACCCGCTACGGGCGTCACCCTGGCGAAGACATGGCTCGCCGCTGGTTGATTCGCAATATCCGGGTCGAGCTTAATCATGCCGACTATTGGGTGAACTGGGCGCTGGCGCACGGGGTCAGCCTTGAAGACCTCAATGCCCAGGACCTGCCTGCCGAGTTTCAGGCGCTGAACGACTGGTGCTGGCATAGCTGTTCCAAGGATTCGCTGGCCGTGGCGATGGCTGCCACCAACTACGCCATCGAGGGTGCCGTGGGTGAGTGGGCGGCGATTGTCTGCTCGGCCGATATCTATGAAGAGTCGTTTGCGGTCGATCAACGCAAGCGCGCGATGAAGTGGCTGAAGATGCACGCCCAGTACGATGACGAGCATCCCTGGGAGGCGCTGGAAATTGTCTGTACCCTCGTGGGAATGAATCCGAGCCAGGAGCAGATCACTGAACTGCGCAAAGCCATCTGCAAGAGCTACGACTATATGTATTTGTTTCTGCAAAGTTGCCTGTTGTTCGACAAGGCCGCTGTGGCGCGTGAGCATCGGGAACTGGTCGAGAGCTGA
- the mtnA gene encoding S-methyl-5-thioribose-1-phosphate isomerase encodes MRDRLLAAEKVKAIDWRDDALYLLDQRILPFEESWLAYTGVDGVAQAIRDMVVRGAPAIGIAAAYGVVLAARVRKAAGGDWLAALEEDFTLLADSRPTAVNLFWALNRMRERLARSQNRADVLQVLEAEAVAIHESDREANLTMAQLGVDVIRRHQGNAQAVLTHCNTGALATGGFGTALGVIRAAWLEGMIEQVYADETRPWLQGSRLTAWELANEGIPVVLNVDSAAAHIMKTKGVTWVIVGADRITANGDVANKIGTYQLAVNAMHHGVRFMVVAPSSTIDMDLASGDDIPIEERDGRELLEVGGKRVGADVQAFNPVFDVTPADLIDVIVTEKGVIERPDAAKMAQLMCRKRLH; translated from the coding sequence ATGCGCGATCGACTGTTGGCTGCGGAAAAGGTTAAGGCCATCGATTGGCGGGATGACGCCCTGTATCTGCTGGATCAACGCATTCTGCCCTTTGAAGAGAGCTGGTTGGCGTACACCGGCGTTGACGGTGTGGCGCAAGCGATTCGCGACATGGTCGTGCGCGGCGCCCCGGCAATCGGTATCGCGGCGGCCTATGGCGTGGTGCTGGCTGCACGTGTGCGCAAGGCTGCAGGTGGTGACTGGCTGGCAGCGCTGGAAGAGGACTTCACCCTGCTGGCGGACTCGCGTCCTACGGCAGTGAACCTGTTCTGGGCCTTGAATCGCATGCGCGAACGTCTGGCTCGAAGCCAAAACCGCGCGGATGTATTGCAGGTGCTTGAGGCAGAGGCTGTTGCCATCCACGAAAGTGATCGCGAGGCCAATCTGACCATGGCGCAGTTGGGTGTCGATGTCATTCGCCGCCATCAGGGCAATGCCCAGGCGGTGCTGACCCACTGCAACACCGGAGCCCTGGCCACAGGCGGCTTTGGTACGGCGCTGGGGGTCATCCGGGCGGCCTGGCTCGAAGGCATGATCGAGCAGGTCTATGCCGACGAAACCCGGCCCTGGCTGCAGGGTTCGCGCCTGACTGCGTGGGAGCTGGCCAATGAAGGCATCCCGGTGGTGCTGAATGTCGATTCGGCAGCAGCGCATATCATGAAAACCAAAGGCGTCACCTGGGTGATCGTGGGCGCTGACCGCATCACTGCGAATGGCGATGTGGCGAACAAGATCGGCACCTACCAACTGGCGGTCAACGCCATGCACCACGGCGTGCGCTTTATGGTGGTGGCCCCGAGCTCGACCATCGACATGGATCTGGCCTCGGGTGATGACATCCCGATTGAGGAGCGTGACGGCCGCGAACTGCTGGAAGTGGGTGGCAAGCGGGTCGGCGCGGATGTGCAGGCCTTCAACCCGGTGTTTGATGTGACGCCTGCGGACCTGATCGATGTGATTGTCACCGAGAAGGGTGTGATTGAACGCCCGGATGCGGCGAAGATGGCGCAATTGATGTGCCGCAAGCGCTTGCATTGA